The Amorphus orientalis genomic interval CTTCGAGCAGGAGAACAAGGGGCAGAACCTGCTGCCGATCGCGTTTCTGCGCCAGCTGATCCGGTTCTACGGCGATTCCATGCAGACGCTGGTGCCGCCCTATCTCGAATATTCGCTGGAATCGTTCGTGCGCGATCAGGAGAAGATGCGCCAGCAGATGGCCAGCACGTTCGGGGTCAGCCCGTTCGACACGCTGGATGAGCACGTCCGGCGCAACACGCAGATGTTCGAGCAGGCGATGCGGATGTTCATGCCGTTCGGACCCGGCGGCGAGCCGCAGGAGCGACCTGCGGAGGCCGGCGAGGAGAAGCCTGCTGCGGCCGGTTCAGGCTCCGGCGATCTTGACGACATGAAGCGTCAGCTCGCGGAAATGCAGCGCCAGCTGAATACGCTGGCGACCGGCAGCGGGGGCCCGAAAGGCGCGGCCAAGAAGGGCGGTGGCTCGTCCGGGGCGTAAAAGCGCGGGTGGTCCGGCTTCTGACCGGGCCACCGAAGTTTCCGCTCTTACTTCGCGGTCAGAATCCCGTAGATCTCGTCCTTCAGCGCCAGGCGCTTCTTGCGCATGTCTTCCATGTGCGCGTCGCTGGTCGGCTCCACGTCGGTCTCGGCCCGGTGAATCGCGCGGTTGACCTCGTGATACTCGTCGAAGAGCTTCGCGAAGTGTGCGTCCTCGCCCTTCAGCCGATGCATGGTATCGACGTGCTCGGGAAACTCCTCCGCCAACTCGTGCGGTGTATTCGACATGGACCAACGGGCTCCGTTCGTAGGGGTGATTTTGATGGAGTGGGGGCATCCGATCGGGGCAGGTGACCCATCGAGTGCTCGGTCGGGAGATAACGGATGGCAAAGCGCTCGCGCATTGCGAAATCGCAATCGCTCGGTCGCAGCCGACACACCTTGTCCGCATCCGGATGTACGTACGATCCAAGCGACCCCGAAGGGATCAGCCGTCGCTGCTTTCCACCGACACGTCCCGGCGCGCGGCGCCGAGCGAGATCGTAAATCCGGCCATCACGTCGACGATGGCCAGTACGGTGAGAAGGAAGAAGGTGGAGGTCGCCGCCGCCCCGACCGCGAGGAATTCGACCACATAGACCACCATCACCACGGTCGAGACCAGGTGGTCCAGGACCGAGCGCTTGTGAACGCGGGTGGCCTTGATGATCTCCGCACCGAGAAGGCAGACCGCGACGACCTCGATCAGGTCGGCCAGGTCCGGCGTCCACGGATGTCCGGAGACCAGGGTCAGCGAGAACAGCTCGCTGCCCCAGATCGGGGAGGTGGCACTGCCGCCCGCGAACACGAACGCGATCACATTGTAGAGGATCAGCGGGACGATGGTCAGCGGGACGGCGGAAATCATGCGAGCCTCGGATGCCAGATCCACACGGCGCGCCGGCCGCGATCAGGCGACCGGCTTGCGGGCACGCGGGCTACGGCCCGGCGCAGTGGCGGGCTTACTCGCCCTTCGGCTCGAGAACCTGGCGGCCGCGATACATGCCCGTCTTCAGGTCGATGTGGTGCGACCGGCGCAGCTCGCCGGACTCCTTGTCCTCGATGTAGCTCGGCTGCTTCAGCGCGTCGGCCGAACGGCGAAAGCCCCGCTTCATGCGCGTCGTTTTGCGCTTCGGAACCGCCATCGTCTTCTCCTTGTCGGACCATGATGCCCCACGGCCCTGAACTTCAGTTCAGGGGGAGCAAACGTCCATGAATATCTGGATGTCGAGCGCGTCTATATACAGTCTGTCGGGCGACTTGCAAAGACGGATTGCCCGGAAAATTCACGAGCGGATCGGGGCGTCCAGACAGTCGAACACCCAACCCGATCGCTCCACCTCCCGTTGCACCCCGGCTGCGATGCGTTGCACCCCCGGCGACGGACGTGCAGCGTTGCGCCCGTCCGGATCGGGCAGGGTGGCAGCGAGAAGGGCGCCCTGGCGCGGGCCGATATCTGCCGCCGGACGGCCGAAATAGTGCTGTGCCGCGGCTTCGGCGCCGAAAACGCCCGGCGACCACTCTGCCACGTTGAGGTAGATTTCCAGCACACGGTCCTTGGACAGGACGAGATCCAGCCACAACGCGAGCGGAATCTCGACGGCCTTCCGGACATAGGAGCGCCCGGGCCAAAGGAAGAGATTCTTGGCGGTCTGCATGCTGATCGTGCTCGCGCCGCGGGTTTCCTCGCCTGCCAGGAAGCGCTCCAGCACGGACGACATCTGCACCCAGTCCACGCCCCAGTGCATGCAGAACCGGGCATCTTCCGAGACCACGACGGCCCGGACGAGGTGCGGGGAGATCTCGTCCAGGGCCACCCAGTCCCGTGTCACGGACTGGCCCGTGACCCATCTGCCGAGCATGAGTGTCGATACGGGATTGAGGACCGAATAGGCGACGGTCAGTACGAGCGGGATTGCGACGAGGATGGCCGCAATCCTGGCGAGCCGGCGCAACAGTCTGGATCCTGGGTGCGAAGTCTGACGCTCGGCCAACGGTAACTTTCCGATTCGGACTTTGCGGTCCGGCGTGCGACGGCGCCGTGCCGGCCGCCGGCGACGGTTTGGCCGGAACGGGACATCGCGTCAACTCCGCTGATTCGCGGGCCGCCGTGCTTGACCTGAGCGTGAGAGGGTCGCACACGAGGCGGATCATCAATCTGGAGAGCCCGGCGACCCATGACTGCGATGACCGACCATGGCTTTTGAGGAACGGCTCCAGGCGGCCGCAGAGGCGACGGAAGCCGCGCTCGATCGATTTCTCCCGACTGAAGGGGCCGCGCCCGGCTCGATCGCCGAAGCCATGCGCTATGCGGCACTCGGCGGCGGCAAGCGATTCCGCCCGTTCCTCGTTCTGGAAAGCGCTCGGCTGTTCGCTGGTCCCGCCGAAGCTGCGCTGAACGTGGCGGCCGCTTTCGAGTGCGTTCATTGCTACAGCCTCGTGCACGACGATCTGCCGGCCATGGACGACGACGACATGCGCCGCGGCCGTCCCACCGTCCACAAGGCGTTCGACGAGGCCACCGCGATCCTGGCCGGCGACGCGCTGCTGACGCTCGCTTTCGAGATTCTGGGCGATGCCGGGACGCGGGCCGACCCGCAGGTGCGCGCCGATCTGGTGCTGTGCCTTGCGCGGGCTTCAGGTGCCGCCGGCATGGTGGGCGGTCAGGCGCTCGATCTGGCAGCCGAGAAACGGGCGCTGGACGAACCCGAGATCGTCCGTCTGCAGGCAATGAAGACGGGCGCCCTGATCGCCGCGTCCTGCGAGGCCGGCGCGATCGTTGCCGGTGCTTCCGGCGACGACAGGGCACGCCTGCGCCGCTATGGTGAAATCATCGGGGCCGCCTTTCAGCTCGCCGACGATCTGCTCGACGTGGCAGGCGACGCGGCGGCCGTCGGAAAGCGCACCGGAAAGGATGCGGAGCGTGGTAAGGCGACCCTCGTCTCGATCCACGGGGAGGACTGGGCGCGGGCGCGGCTGGACGAACTCGTGCAGGAAGCGAGCGCGGTCCTCGATACCTTCGGCGTTAAGGCGTCGGTCCTTCGCGAGGCGCCACGGTTCGTCGCCGAGCGAACTTCATGAAATATGATCATTTTAAGTTTTGAGCGCCTGACGATTGTGATTTTTGGTGGATCGTGAAAGGCCCTAACGTTAAATTATTTGAATATATTATTGTGCGTAAAAGTTATTTGCTTGGCCTCATTCTTTGGGTTACGCAGCACCTTGAGAATGGAGGCATTTGAGCGCGTGCGCCGGCACAGCCTCTTTCTCCTGTCAAACTATGAACATGTTCTAATATTCTGATTTATTGGTTTTATGCTTGTTTGGCTTGCGTCATATCCGCGATCTGGAAATACTTTTTCAAGAACTATATTGAATAGAAAGTTCGGCCTGAACTCCTATTCTTTGTACGACGAGCAGAGCGAACTTCTGGAATCGGCAATCGGGTTCGCCGGCGGGTATAAAGACAAGGTCGACTCGCCAGCATTTCTGGAGATGGCTCGGGCATCCGAGAAGATCTATCTCATAAAGACCCACGGACCGCCGCTCGCCGACGATCCCGCAATTTACATCGTTCGGGATGGCCGGGCGGCGGTCGCTTCATATGCTCACTATCTTTCCAAAGTCGAAGGCTATCCTGTCGACATCCCGCAGGTTATTGCGGGCGACGTCGGGTTTGGGTCGTGGTCTGGGCACTTTTATACGTGGGATCCGGTCAATCGTCCGAATACCGTCCTCACGACATATGAGACGATGCTTGAGGACGTCGATCTGTGGGCGTCTCAGGTCGAGGGTTTGCTGGGGGCTTCAGCCAACCAGGCGGACATCCCAGCGTTCGACGAGCTCAAAGAGCGGTTTCCGTTCTTCTACCGGGTCGGGGGGAACGAGCCGGGAATTGCCGAGATCCAGCCCTACCTGGACGAGTTCGATCGGCTGCACGGCGATCTCATGAAAGAACTCGGCTACTATTGATCCGGCCGGGTTCGCAAGCGCGCCGTGTCATGGCGCGCATGGTGCCCGTTTCGGTCAGGCGGCTCGGCTGGGCCTGATCTGCGGACGGTCTCAGCGCCGCTCGTGGATCGGGATCGAATAGCTTTTCCAGGGAGCGGGCTTGGCGATCTGCTCGTATAGGCCGATCGCTGCCGTGTTGGTCTCCGGCACGAGCCAGCGCAGATGCGCCCACTCCCGCGTGCGTCCGATCTCGACGAGCTGCTCGATCATGCGCCGACCCACGCCGTGATCGCGGGCCGAGGGGGCGACGTAGATGTCGTCGATCTGGCCGGCCCGGTGTCCGGTGATGGTTTCCGGCAGGTCGAAGAAGATCGCGAAGCCGACGAGGGCGCCGTCGCTGCGGGCGCCCAGGAGTTCGGCGGTCGGGTCGGCCAGAAGCAGCTCGGCATAGTATTCGTCGGGCCTGCGCGGCGCACCCCGGCGCATCTCCTGCGCATAGGCCGCGATCAGCGGGGCGAGCTGGTGAGCCGATTCCTGGCCGATTTTTCCGATCGTGAGCTGCATGGGGCTCCTTCCATCGAGCCGGTCGCGGTCCGGTCAGGCGACCGGATGGACCACGAGCGGCCTCCGTTTCAACAGGGTGTCGAAGCCCGCGAGGCTTCGAACCGGTTGGCCGGACCATAGGCCGATTTTGCACCGCAGTGCCAGAGGGCCGCGGTGCGGTGCGACATGTTCCGAGCGCTGCGTCGTATACCCGGACGTCCCGCCGGTCTCTTGATGAACCTCGGATAAACGCGGGTCTCAGATTGGGTTCAGGGGCGGGGGGCTAGCTTCTCGACTGTCGGCGGCGGAACTGTCCGCCGCCTCTCAGAGGAGACAGCTGACATGTTTCGCAGCACCATGATCGCCCTGGCCACCGTCGCAGCGCTTGGCGCCGGCTCCATCACTCCCTCCCTCGCGGCAGGCCCTGCGCCGGTCGCCGCCGTCACCCAGTCCGCCGAGACCAACGTCGTGAAGGTCGGTGGGCGCCACGACCGCGGCTACCGCGGGGATCGTCACCGCCGCGGCTATCGCGGCGACCATCATCGCTGGGGCAAGCACGGCCACTATCGCCACGGCCGCTTCGGCCGGGGACGGACCTGCA includes:
- the mtgA gene encoding monofunctional biosynthetic peptidoglycan transglycosylase — translated: MRRLARIAAILVAIPLVLTVAYSVLNPVSTLMLGRWVTGQSVTRDWVALDEISPHLVRAVVVSEDARFCMHWGVDWVQMSSVLERFLAGEETRGASTISMQTAKNLFLWPGRSYVRKAVEIPLALWLDLVLSKDRVLEIYLNVAEWSPGVFGAEAAAQHYFGRPAADIGPRQGALLAATLPDPDGRNAARPSPGVQRIAAGVQREVERSGWVFDCLDAPIRS
- the phaR gene encoding polyhydroxyalkanoate synthesis repressor PhaR — its product is MAKTDEPTVIKKYANRRLYNTGTSTYVTLEDLAEMVKAEDDFVVFDAKSGDDITRSVLTQIIFEQENKGQNLLPIAFLRQLIRFYGDSMQTLVPPYLEYSLESFVRDQEKMRQQMASTFGVSPFDTLDEHVRRNTQMFEQAMRMFMPFGPGGEPQERPAEAGEEKPAAAGSGSGDLDDMKRQLAEMQRQLNTLATGSGGPKGAAKKGGGSSGA
- the rpmF gene encoding 50S ribosomal protein L32 — encoded protein: MAVPKRKTTRMKRGFRRSADALKQPSYIEDKESGELRRSHHIDLKTGMYRGRQVLEPKGE
- a CDS encoding sulfotransferase domain-containing protein — encoded protein: MLVWLASYPRSGNTFSRTILNRKFGLNSYSLYDEQSELLESAIGFAGGYKDKVDSPAFLEMARASEKIYLIKTHGPPLADDPAIYIVRDGRAAVASYAHYLSKVEGYPVDIPQVIAGDVGFGSWSGHFYTWDPVNRPNTVLTTYETMLEDVDLWASQVEGLLGASANQADIPAFDELKERFPFFYRVGGNEPGIAEIQPYLDEFDRLHGDLMKELGYY
- a CDS encoding YdcH family protein, producing the protein MSNTPHELAEEFPEHVDTMHRLKGEDAHFAKLFDEYHEVNRAIHRAETDVEPTSDAHMEDMRKKRLALKDEIYGILTAK
- a CDS encoding polyprenyl synthetase family protein yields the protein MAFEERLQAAAEATEAALDRFLPTEGAAPGSIAEAMRYAALGGGKRFRPFLVLESARLFAGPAEAALNVAAAFECVHCYSLVHDDLPAMDDDDMRRGRPTVHKAFDEATAILAGDALLTLAFEILGDAGTRADPQVRADLVLCLARASGAAGMVGGQALDLAAEKRALDEPEIVRLQAMKTGALIAASCEAGAIVAGASGDDRARLRRYGEIIGAAFQLADDLLDVAGDAAAVGKRTGKDAERGKATLVSIHGEDWARARLDELVQEASAVLDTFGVKASVLREAPRFVAERTS
- a CDS encoding GNAT family N-acetyltransferase is translated as MQLTIGKIGQESAHQLAPLIAAYAQEMRRGAPRRPDEYYAELLLADPTAELLGARSDGALVGFAIFFDLPETITGHRAGQIDDIYVAPSARDHGVGRRMIEQLVEIGRTREWAHLRWLVPETNTAAIGLYEQIAKPAPWKSYSIPIHERR